One region of Pseudomonadota bacterium genomic DNA includes:
- the argJ gene encoding bifunctional glutamate N-acetyltransferase/amino-acid acetyltransferase ArgJ gives MIQGIEFAGIASGIKTKGLDLGLVLFKEDMHVLSLYTRNKVKAAHILYDRKIDNNTVRALLVNSGCANACTGKEGVIDLHTIGQELSSILGIEKEKVLFASTGVIGRRLPAATIIHALPVLLKNLKINRPEVFAQSIMTTDTFPKIVHETFHGKKDYNIVGVAKGAGMINPLFATMLSFVFTDYPIAPGSIKRVFSSAGKETFERITVDGECSTNDTVMLFTKSGDEDLSGLPAFKEKLLSVMKELSLMIVKDGEGATRVIHIMVTGAGKKEFAEKIARRIAISPLTKTAFFGCDPNWGRVIAAVGDADVPVRPSKVEIVLQGEVLVKEGVEVPFDEQEMKKRMDKKEVELVVNLHDGKASYDIYTTDLTYDYIKINASYRS, from the coding sequence GTGATCCAGGGTATCGAATTTGCGGGTATCGCCTCCGGCATCAAGACAAAAGGTCTTGATCTGGGGCTTGTCCTTTTCAAGGAGGATATGCATGTCCTGTCTCTTTATACAAGGAACAAGGTGAAGGCTGCTCACATACTCTATGACAGAAAGATAGACAATAATACTGTGAGGGCGCTCCTTGTAAACAGCGGGTGCGCTAATGCCTGTACAGGCAAGGAAGGGGTAATTGACCTTCACACTATCGGGCAGGAGTTGTCTTCCATTCTTGGGATAGAGAAAGAGAAGGTTCTTTTTGCATCAACAGGTGTTATCGGCAGGAGACTCCCGGCTGCTACTATTATACATGCATTGCCGGTGCTCTTAAAAAACCTGAAAATAAATCGCCCGGAGGTATTCGCACAGTCAATCATGACAACAGATACCTTTCCAAAGATTGTACATGAGACGTTTCATGGAAAGAAGGATTACAATATAGTAGGTGTGGCAAAGGGCGCAGGCATGATAAACCCTCTCTTTGCAACGATGCTTTCTTTTGTTTTTACAGATTATCCAATAGCGCCCGGCAGTATAAAAAGGGTCTTTTCCAGCGCGGGGAAGGAGACTTTCGAACGCATTACCGTTGACGGTGAGTGCAGCACCAACGACACAGTTATGCTCTTTACAAAAAGCGGCGACGAAGACCTGTCAGGACTCCCGGCATTCAAAGAGAAACTCCTGTCTGTTATGAAAGAACTTTCCCTGATGATCGTAAAAGATGGAGAAGGGGCAACACGGGTTATACATATAATGGTGACCGGAGCCGGAAAAAAAGAGTTCGCCGAAAAGATAGCGAGAAGGATTGCCATATCCCCGCTCACAAAAACGGCATTTTTCGGATGTGATCCCAACTGGGGAAGGGTGATTGCTGCAGTGGGAGATGCCGATGTGCCTGTCCGGCCTTCAAAAGTGGAGATTGTCCTGCAGGGAGAGGTACTTGTAAAAGAAGGCGTTGAAGTGCCTTTTGATGAGCAGGAAATGAAGAAGCGCATGGACAAAAAAGAGGTTGAACTTGTCGTCAATCTTCACGACGGAAAGGCATCGTATGACATATATACCACCGATTTGACTTATGATTATATTAAAATTAATGCTTCTTATAGAAGTTAA
- a CDS encoding DUF748 domain-containing protein yields MPRTIKLFIWFAGFFILFSIIGFFVVPPVMKSVLVKKLSENLQRQVSISQIRVNPYSLSVSAKGILITERMKTETFVSLDELFVNVSISSIFKRAIIVKELRIKGPYIRIIRNRDESYNFSDLLAPKERVKPELKGARAQEKRKPLLFSINNIVISEGRIDFFDEPKNVEHNVMDMNITIPFIANTEYYVNTYVQPSFSAHINGAAYALQGKTKPFAELREAYLDIDIKGLDLPQYMAYLPMKHNFILCSGAMDLTSRISFMQPKDKVPSLMVSGNIVLKNFVINDRGKEPLVRLPSIDIAIASCEPFLKSLRLSKVAIKGPELTLKRDKKGTFNLALLVEEKKEAPNGPTPNKAPIKKQIKAQVKTDESAPFNASIDELLIEEGKVSFYDHAVSQPVELLITSLNLEGEHISTAKDGTGVLALSLLLNKKGSISAKGPISISPLSATLSIDVKKINIGEFQPYFTDKLKINTTSGHVNTSGKFVVAHKDKAGFNVTFKGNVLVSDFASVDKQYGDDFLRWKAFSLNGIDAGYNPMYAHINGISLADFYARITLNQDGTLSLRKVMEEDEAPNAGQPILEQKETPKQKTIAEPEKDITRDISVGSITLQGGTIDFMDKFIKPAYSVNLTEMVGRIGGFSLKLDQRADMELRGKIDHYVPLEIAGKINPARNNLFTDVSVKFKNLDLSAMTPYSGKYLGYKIEKGSLSIDLRYLIDKRKLDAENRIFIDQLTLGDKVESPDATKLPLKLAIALLKDRKGRIELDVPLSGSLDDPQFSVFRIVVKVLMNLIAKAATAPFALLGALFGGGEELSYVEFDYGKAQLSQANTKKTDTLVKALCERPSLKLDIEGHTDVEKDREALKTYLFNKKIKTQKLNTMIKKGLPAVPVDDVKIEPDEYQQHLAMAYKAEKFEKPKNVLGFAKSLPGPEMEKLMFANTVVGDGDLRILAKQRAGQVKDALLATGKVTADRVFVVEPKSLSPERKEKTSDSRVDLKLK; encoded by the coding sequence ATGCCCCGGACAATAAAGTTATTTATTTGGTTCGCAGGATTTTTTATACTTTTCTCCATAATAGGTTTCTTTGTTGTTCCCCCTGTTATGAAATCCGTTCTTGTAAAGAAACTCTCTGAAAATCTCCAACGACAAGTCTCTATAAGTCAAATAAGAGTGAACCCCTATTCACTCTCCGTTTCAGCGAAAGGAATCTTAATAACAGAACGCATGAAGACGGAAACCTTTGTTTCCCTGGATGAGCTGTTTGTCAATGTAAGTATAAGTTCTATTTTTAAGAGGGCGATTATTGTTAAAGAGTTGAGAATTAAAGGGCCATATATCCGGATTATTCGTAACAGGGACGAGTCCTATAACTTCTCAGACCTTCTTGCGCCCAAAGAGAGGGTTAAGCCTGAGCTTAAGGGGGCACGGGCACAAGAAAAGAGGAAACCCCTTCTTTTTTCCATCAATAATATCGTAATTTCTGAAGGCCGTATAGACTTCTTCGATGAACCCAAGAACGTGGAACATAATGTTATGGATATGAATATAACTATTCCATTTATTGCCAACACAGAATACTATGTGAATACCTATGTGCAGCCTTCATTCTCCGCACACATAAACGGCGCCGCTTATGCTCTGCAAGGGAAAACAAAACCCTTTGCCGAGCTCCGGGAGGCATACCTCGACATAGATATAAAAGGTCTCGATTTGCCTCAATACATGGCTTATTTGCCTATGAAGCATAATTTTATTCTTTGCTCAGGGGCAATGGATCTCACATCGAGGATCTCCTTTATGCAGCCCAAGGACAAGGTGCCATCTCTTATGGTGAGCGGGAATATTGTATTAAAAAACTTTGTGATTAACGACAGGGGAAAGGAACCTCTGGTACGCCTACCCTCGATTGATATTGCGATTGCCTCTTGTGAGCCTTTTCTTAAGTCCTTACGCCTGTCGAAGGTTGCAATCAAAGGACCCGAGCTGACTTTAAAACGGGACAAAAAAGGTACCTTCAACCTGGCGTTACTTGTTGAGGAAAAAAAAGAAGCCCCAAATGGTCCTACCCCGAATAAGGCACCGATAAAAAAGCAGATAAAAGCCCAGGTAAAAACCGATGAAAGCGCCCCTTTCAACGCATCTATTGATGAACTCCTTATTGAAGAGGGCAAGGTTTCTTTTTACGATCATGCAGTTTCCCAGCCGGTGGAACTATTGATAACAAGTCTCAACCTGGAGGGTGAACATATTTCAACAGCAAAAGATGGGACAGGCGTATTAGCCCTCTCCCTGCTCCTGAATAAAAAAGGTTCGATTTCCGCGAAAGGCCCCATAAGCATTAGCCCTCTCTCTGCCACCCTTTCAATAGATGTTAAAAAGATCAACATAGGAGAATTTCAGCCCTACTTTACCGATAAGTTAAAGATCAATACCACAAGCGGACATGTGAATACATCGGGCAAGTTCGTTGTCGCCCATAAGGACAAGGCCGGATTTAACGTCACATTCAAGGGTAATGTCCTTGTCTCTGATTTCGCATCCGTTGATAAGCAGTATGGTGATGATTTTCTCAGATGGAAAGCCTTCTCCCTGAATGGCATCGACGCAGGATACAACCCTATGTATGCCCATATCAATGGGATATCACTTGCCGACTTCTACGCAAGGATTACATTGAACCAGGACGGGACCCTCAGCCTTCGAAAGGTAATGGAAGAAGATGAAGCCCCGAATGCCGGACAACCCATCCTGGAACAGAAGGAAACCCCCAAGCAAAAGACTATTGCTGAGCCCGAGAAAGATATTACCAGGGATATCAGTGTGGGCAGCATTACCCTTCAAGGGGGAACCATTGATTTTATGGATAAGTTCATAAAACCCGCATATTCTGTAAACCTAACGGAAATGGTGGGCCGGATCGGCGGCTTTTCCCTTAAGCTGGACCAGCGTGCAGATATGGAGCTTCGCGGCAAGATAGATCACTATGTCCCTCTCGAAATAGCGGGAAAAATCAACCCCGCGAGGAACAATCTGTTCACCGATGTCTCGGTTAAATTTAAAAACCTTGATTTGAGCGCCATGACCCCATACTCAGGAAAATATTTGGGATACAAGATAGAAAAGGGAAGTCTCTCCATTGACTTGAGATACCTGATTGACAAGAGAAAACTGGACGCTGAAAACCGTATTTTTATTGACCAGCTGACCCTCGGCGACAAGGTTGAAAGTCCTGATGCCACAAAGCTGCCCCTGAAGCTTGCCATTGCTTTACTCAAGGACCGGAAAGGGCGGATCGAGCTTGATGTCCCTCTTTCCGGAAGCCTGGATGATCCGCAGTTCAGCGTCTTCAGGATTGTCGTAAAGGTTTTGATGAATCTTATTGCAAAGGCAGCAACTGCCCCCTTTGCCCTCCTCGGTGCACTTTTCGGGGGAGGTGAAGAGCTAAGTTACGTAGAATTCGATTACGGCAAAGCACAACTGTCGCAGGCAAATACAAAAAAAACTGATACCCTTGTGAAAGCCCTATGTGAAAGACCGTCGCTTAAACTTGACATTGAAGGACATACGGATGTGGAAAAAGATAGAGAGGCCTTAAAAACCTACTTATTCAACAAGAAGATAAAAACCCAGAAACTGAATACAATGATTAAAAAGGGATTACCGGCAGTGCCTGTTGATGATGTCAAAATAGAACCAGACGAGTATCAACAGCATCTGGCCATGGCATATAAAGCGGAGAAATTTGAAAAACCCAAGAATGTATTAGGTTTTGCAAAGAGCCTGCCTGGTCCTGAAATGGAAAAACTTATGTTTGCTAATACTGTGGTAGGTGATGGAGACTTGCGAATCCTGGCAAAACAGAGGGCCGGACAAGTGAAGGATGCTTTGTTGGCAACAGGCAAGGTTACTGCTGACAGGGTGTTTGTGGTTGAACCTAAATCACTTTCCCCGGAAAGGAAGGAAAAAACAAGCGACAGCCGCGTTGATTTAAAGCTCAAATGA
- the mraZ gene encoding division/cell wall cluster transcriptional repressor MraZ: protein MFAGRFEYAIDDKSRISIPAKFREILSANHDMRLILTNLDGCIVGYPYQEWLTIQQKTSSYGAIRKEARAFLRYFYSGVTECLIDKLGRVLIPQSLKADAAIIKNVVIIGMGNKIEIWAQERWGDLVKKATSDPDQVADIVSELGL from the coding sequence ATGTTTGCCGGAAGGTTTGAATACGCTATAGATGATAAAAGCAGGATCAGTATCCCCGCGAAATTCAGGGAGATATTATCGGCTAATCATGACATGAGGTTGATACTTACAAATCTTGACGGCTGTATTGTGGGCTATCCATACCAGGAGTGGTTGACTATACAACAAAAAACATCAAGCTACGGAGCAATAAGGAAAGAGGCGCGGGCATTTTTAAGATACTTTTACTCCGGCGTTACCGAATGTCTCATAGACAAGCTTGGGAGGGTCCTCATACCGCAATCACTTAAGGCTGACGCTGCCATCATAAAGAATGTTGTGATTATCGGCATGGGCAACAAAATAGAAATATGGGCGCAGGAAAGATGGGGAGATCTGGTTAAAAAGGCTACTTCCGACCCTGATCAAGTAGCTGATATAGTTTCTGAACTCGGTCTTTGA
- the rsmH gene encoding 16S rRNA (cytosine(1402)-N(4))-methyltransferase RsmH, with protein MRVVHIPVLLEEVIKNLVSEKTNVFIDATVGAGGHASNILERYKNVKLIGLDADEDILRIAGERLYEFEGRARLIRGNFRDLREILTSEDVASVDGILFDLGLSTFQITGERGFSFNNDSFLDMRMDNRGALTAYDVVNSYDYKELLRIIRDYGEDYRGPAIAKMIIETRKKKPISTAKELGSIVLKAKRRTGRIHPATKTFQAIRIEVNDELKSLQKGIEGAIDMLSPKGRIGVISFHSLEDRITKFAFRDSPALDVITKKPIRPEKIETKENPSSRSAKLRIAEKKQGG; from the coding sequence ATGCGTGTCGTACATATACCTGTTCTTCTTGAAGAAGTAATAAAAAACCTTGTAAGTGAAAAAACGAATGTTTTTATAGACGCAACAGTAGGAGCAGGAGGACATGCGTCTAATATACTTGAGAGGTACAAAAATGTAAAACTTATCGGTCTGGATGCTGATGAAGATATTTTGAGAATTGCCGGGGAAAGACTATATGAGTTTGAAGGCAGGGCAAGATTGATTAGAGGAAACTTCAGGGATTTGAGGGAAATCTTAACTTCTGAAGATGTTGCATCTGTTGATGGCATTCTTTTTGATCTCGGTCTTTCAACTTTCCAGATAACAGGAGAAAGGGGATTCAGCTTTAACAACGACAGTTTTCTTGACATGAGAATGGATAACAGGGGGGCGTTAACCGCATACGATGTTGTGAATAGTTACGACTATAAAGAGTTGCTGCGAATTATCAGAGATTATGGAGAGGATTACCGGGGTCCGGCGATTGCAAAAATGATTATAGAGACAAGAAAGAAAAAGCCAATATCCACGGCAAAGGAGTTGGGCAGTATCGTGCTTAAAGCAAAAAGAAGGACCGGGAGGATTCATCCTGCAACAAAGACATTTCAAGCGATCAGGATCGAGGTTAACGATGAGTTAAAAAGCCTGCAAAAAGGTATAGAAGGTGCCATTGATATGCTCTCTCCCAAAGGTAGGATCGGAGTCATCTCTTTTCATTCTCTTGAGGACAGGATTACAAAGTTTGCCTTCAGAGACTCCCCTGCCCTTGATGTAATAACAAAAAAACCTATAAGGCCGGAAAAAATTGAAACAAAGGAGAACCCAAGCTCAAGAAGTGCGAAATTAAGAATAGCAGAAAAAAAACAAGGGGGTTAG